One region of Pristis pectinata isolate sPriPec2 chromosome 30, sPriPec2.1.pri, whole genome shotgun sequence genomic DNA includes:
- the si:ch1073-126c3.2 gene encoding uncharacterized protein si:ch1073-126c3.2: MARTPAVLRLVGFICILTPGAYVMKDAGTCQNAFGLDTYLNFTSGLQSFINCTNQFIKELEPAKRSELYRLLQTAADNLRSIHRKDCQGVIPRNCSSPIVPTGGGLVCLTLNKTRYCKPMCNKGFDFQFLRLSRPYERCGEATEYKWTTQYVGGNQLAVCTEHPTAVSAQPSHYFLEHCRDALYNYSHETDITSTFERELKEKLRGRIKSKNTCLLCGD; encoded by the exons GTGCATATGTAATGAAGGATGCTGGCACTTGTCAAAATGCGTTTGGCCTTGATACCTACCTAAACTTTACCAGCGGCCTACAG TCATTCATCAACTGTACTAACCAGTTCATCAAGGAGTTGGAGCCCGCGAAGCGCAGTGAACTCTACAGGCTGTTGCAGACTGCTGCTGACAACCTGAGGTCCATCCATAGAAAAG ATTGTCAGGGTGTCATCCCCAGGAACTGCAGCTCACCCATTGTTCCCACTGGCGGTGGCCTGGTATGTCTCACCCTGAACAAGACCCGCTATTGCAAGCCGATGTGTAACAAG GGTTTTGACTTCCAGTTCCTTAGGTTGAGTCGACCGTATGAGAGGTGTGGAGAAGCAACAGAATATAAATGGACCACTCAGTACGTTGGAGGGAATCAGCTGGCTGTCTGCACAG AACACCCTACAGCAGTAAGTGCACAACCATCTCATTACTTCCTTGAGCACTGTCGAGATGCACTGTACAACTACAGCCATGAGACTGACATAACTTCAACCTTTGAAAGGGAACTCAAGGAAAAACTCCGAGGGAGAATCAAGAGTAAAAACACCTGCTTATTGTGTGGAGATTAA